The Halalkalibacter krulwichiae genome has a segment encoding these proteins:
- a CDS encoding electron transfer flavoprotein subunit beta/FixA family protein encodes MNIFVIMKRTFDTEEKISISGDRIDDSGAEFIINPYDEYAIEEAIVLRDTHGGEVTVVTVGEEEAEKELRTALAMGADKAVLIDSEDIDEVDQYSTATLLAAYLKGVEVDIILGGNVAVDGGSGQVGPRVAELLNIPQVTTITKLTVKDGKATIVRDVEGDEETVEVSLPVLVTAQQGLNEPRYPSLPGIMKAKKKPLEKLDLDDLDLDEEDVEAKTTTVEIFLPAEKQAGKVLEGDSSTQVKELVSLLKSEAKVI; translated from the coding sequence ATGAATATTTTTGTCATTATGAAACGTACGTTTGATACAGAAGAAAAAATCTCAATTAGTGGTGACCGTATTGATGATAGTGGGGCTGAGTTCATTATTAATCCATACGATGAATACGCGATTGAAGAGGCAATTGTATTACGTGATACACACGGTGGTGAAGTAACGGTTGTAACAGTAGGAGAAGAAGAGGCAGAAAAAGAACTGCGTACAGCTCTTGCGATGGGAGCTGATAAAGCAGTATTGATTGATAGTGAAGACATTGATGAGGTAGACCAGTATTCGACTGCAACATTGCTTGCTGCCTATTTAAAAGGTGTGGAGGTAGATATCATTTTAGGTGGGAATGTCGCAGTGGATGGAGGATCAGGTCAGGTCGGTCCGCGTGTTGCAGAACTTTTAAATATCCCTCAAGTAACAACGATTACGAAACTAACTGTTAAAGATGGCAAAGCGACGATTGTGCGAGATGTTGAAGGTGACGAAGAAACAGTTGAAGTAAGCCTTCCAGTTCTAGTTACGGCGCAACAAGGCCTAAATGAGCCAAGGTATCCGTCTTTGCCTGGGATTATGAAAGCAAAGAAAAAGCCATTAGAAAAGCTGGATTTAGATGACCTTGATTTAGATGAAGAGGATGTAGAAGCGAAAACAACAACAGTAGAGATTTTCTTGCCAGCTGAGAAGCAAGCGGGTAAGGTGCTTGAAGGAGATTCCTCTACGCAAGTAAAAGAGCTTGTTTCATTACTAAAATCTGAAGCGAAAGTCATTTAA
- a CDS encoding enoyl-CoA hydratase — protein sequence MKFLKVSVNEKVATITLNRPPANALSKKVLAELDELLTVLENNEEVHVLLLHGEGRFFAAGADIKEFTEAKDGAEFSQNARSGQRLFNRIENLNKPVISAIHGAALGGGLELAMACHIRLATSDAKLGLPELSLGLIPGFAGSQRLPRFVGTAKACEMLLTSDPITGEEAQALGLVNATFATEEQLLKESRKLALKIAAKSRVSVTRTLELLSYTRSSKQEEGSLKEARFFGEVFDSADGKEGIQAFIEKRSPKFQNK from the coding sequence TTGAAGTTCTTAAAGGTTTCAGTTAATGAAAAGGTTGCAACCATTACTCTGAATCGCCCTCCAGCGAATGCTTTATCAAAAAAAGTGTTAGCAGAACTTGATGAATTGTTAACAGTGCTTGAAAACAATGAGGAAGTTCATGTCCTTCTTCTTCATGGAGAAGGGCGCTTCTTCGCAGCTGGTGCTGATATCAAGGAATTCACTGAAGCGAAAGATGGTGCTGAATTTTCGCAAAATGCAAGAAGTGGACAACGGTTGTTTAATCGAATTGAGAATTTGAACAAACCGGTTATTTCAGCCATTCATGGAGCTGCGTTAGGTGGCGGATTAGAACTAGCAATGGCTTGTCATATCCGATTAGCAACATCTGATGCTAAATTAGGATTACCAGAGCTTTCCCTTGGCTTGATTCCTGGATTTGCTGGTAGTCAAAGGTTGCCAAGATTTGTTGGGACAGCCAAAGCATGTGAAATGTTATTAACGAGTGATCCAATAACAGGAGAAGAAGCACAAGCGTTAGGACTTGTGAATGCAACTTTCGCTACCGAAGAACAATTGCTAAAAGAATCTCGTAAACTAGCTTTGAAAATTGCCGCAAAAAGTAGAGTATCAGTGACAAGAACGCTTGAACTGTTAAGCTACACACGATCTTCTAAACAGGAAGAAGGATCTCTGAAAGAAGCAAGGTTTTTTGGAGAAGTGTTTGATTCAGCGGATGGAAAAGAAGGCATTCAAGCGTTCATTGAGAAGCGATCACCAAAGTTTCAAAATAAATAA
- a CDS encoding TetR/AcrR family transcriptional regulator, whose translation MGKKKGPKYNQIIEAAVRVIAKHGYHQAQVSKIAKEAGVADGTIYLYFENKEDILISLFEEKMGSFVETIRERIASEKSAAEKLLIAVKMHFEQLQADQNLAIVTQLELRQSNTELRLKINSIFKNYLILLDELLTEGKEAGQFLSDLDNRLARQMVFGTLDEVVTNWVMKECKYDLVASADPVHRLLLRAFRA comes from the coding sequence GTGGGAAAGAAAAAAGGACCAAAGTATAACCAAATTATTGAAGCGGCTGTGAGAGTAATTGCTAAACATGGCTACCATCAAGCACAAGTTTCAAAAATTGCTAAAGAAGCAGGCGTGGCCGATGGTACAATCTATCTTTATTTTGAGAACAAGGAAGATATTCTCATTTCATTGTTCGAAGAAAAGATGGGAAGTTTTGTTGAAACGATTCGTGAGCGAATTGCTTCAGAGAAATCAGCAGCAGAAAAGCTGTTAATTGCAGTCAAAATGCACTTCGAACAATTGCAGGCAGATCAAAATTTAGCAATCGTGACACAGTTAGAATTAAGACAATCAAATACAGAGCTGCGTTTGAAAATTAATAGCATTTTCAAAAATTATTTAATCTTACTAGATGAATTGTTAACAGAAGGAAAGGAAGCTGGTCAATTTCTTTCTGACTTAGATAATCGTTTAGCTCGGCAGATGGTATTTGGTACGCTTGATGAAGTGGTTACGAATTGGGTCATGAAAGAATGTAAATATGACTTAGTAGCTTCTGCAGATCCAGTACATCGATTGTTGCTACGTGCATTTCGAGCTTAA
- a CDS encoding AMP-binding protein, giving the protein MVTETAKNWVDRYEKEIPASINYPKKALHELVEEVAERYPNHVALEFLGKSLTYKVFVQSARRFANHLQTLGLERGDRVAIMLPNCPQSVIAYYGTLMAGGIVVQTNPLYVERELQHQLVDSEAKMIVCLDLFYPKVMKVKHSTSIEQIIVTAIKDYLPFPKNVIYPFIQKKNTGLSVDIVYNKWTHQFVSCIRIASDQQLQLKGATEMDVALLQYTGGTTGFAKGVMLTHKNLVANTIQCRHWMYKLREGEERTLAVLPFFHVYGMTVSMNLTLLTGNTLHILPKFDVKQVLKIIDKKKITIFPGAPTMYIGLVNHPDIKKYDLSSIEACISGSASLPVDIQERFEKLTGGRLVEGFGLTEAAPVTHCNLIYGERRKASIGLPWPDTEAVILSMETGEPVKPKEVGELAVRGPQVMKGYWNRPEETAATLKDDWLLTGDMGYMDEEGYFYIVDRKKDMIIAGGFNIYPREIEEVLYNHEEIQEAVAIGVPDEYRGETVKVFVVKKEGATVTEEELNIYCRKHLAAYKVPKKYEFREELPKTLVGKILKRVLIEEEKEKQKQLDKKTS; this is encoded by the coding sequence TTGGTAACTGAAACTGCAAAAAATTGGGTTGATCGTTATGAAAAAGAAATACCAGCTTCAATTAATTATCCAAAAAAAGCTTTACACGAACTAGTCGAAGAAGTTGCTGAACGTTACCCAAATCATGTAGCACTTGAGTTTTTAGGGAAGTCGCTTACATATAAGGTATTTGTTCAATCTGCAAGAAGGTTTGCCAATCATTTACAAACATTAGGTCTTGAAAGAGGAGATCGAGTAGCCATTATGCTACCCAATTGCCCACAAAGTGTCATCGCTTATTATGGAACTTTAATGGCCGGAGGGATAGTTGTCCAAACGAATCCACTTTACGTTGAAAGAGAATTACAGCATCAGTTAGTTGATTCAGAGGCTAAGATGATTGTCTGTCTAGATTTGTTTTATCCGAAAGTAATGAAAGTGAAGCATTCAACATCTATTGAACAAATTATTGTAACCGCTATCAAAGATTATCTTCCATTTCCGAAGAATGTTATTTATCCATTTATCCAGAAGAAGAATACCGGCTTATCCGTTGACATTGTTTACAACAAATGGACTCACCAGTTTGTTTCTTGTATAAGAATTGCATCAGATCAACAACTTCAATTAAAGGGTGCTACTGAAATGGATGTAGCTCTCCTGCAATATACGGGAGGGACAACGGGATTTGCAAAAGGTGTCATGCTAACTCATAAAAATTTAGTAGCCAATACCATTCAATGCCGTCATTGGATGTATAAGCTAAGAGAAGGGGAAGAAAGAACATTGGCTGTCCTACCGTTTTTTCATGTATATGGGATGACAGTATCAATGAATTTAACGTTACTAACCGGGAATACTTTGCATATCTTACCGAAGTTTGATGTGAAGCAAGTATTGAAGATAATTGATAAGAAAAAGATTACCATCTTTCCAGGCGCCCCTACAATGTATATTGGCTTAGTGAATCATCCAGATATAAAGAAGTATGATCTTTCTTCCATAGAAGCTTGTATAAGTGGTTCAGCTTCATTACCAGTTGATATTCAAGAGCGTTTTGAGAAATTAACAGGAGGGAGATTAGTTGAGGGGTTCGGCCTAACAGAAGCTGCTCCAGTTACACATTGTAACTTAATTTATGGGGAAAGAAGAAAAGCAAGTATTGGCCTACCGTGGCCAGATACAGAAGCTGTGATTTTGTCGATGGAAACAGGAGAACCTGTTAAGCCAAAAGAAGTAGGAGAGTTGGCGGTTCGTGGTCCACAAGTAATGAAGGGTTACTGGAATCGGCCAGAAGAAACGGCTGCGACTCTTAAGGATGATTGGTTGTTAACGGGTGATATGGGTTACATGGATGAAGAAGGCTATTTCTATATTGTTGATCGTAAAAAAGATATGATCATTGCTGGAGGTTTTAATATATACCCTCGTGAGATAGAGGAAGTTCTTTATAACCATGAAGAAATACAAGAGGCTGTCGCTATAGGGGTTCCAGACGAGTATAGAGGTGAAACAGTCAAAGTATTTGTCGTCAAAAAAGAAGGAGCAACAGTAACAGAAGAAGAATTAAATATCTATTGCCGCAAACATTTAGCTGCTTATAAAGTCCCTAAAAAATATGAATTCCGTGAAGAACTTCCAAAAACGCTCGTAGGAAAAATACTGAAGCGCGTTTTAATTGAAGAAGAAAAGGAAAAGCAGAAGCAACTTGATAAAAAAACGAGTTAA
- a CDS encoding membrane lipoprotein lipid attachment site-containing protein, producing the protein MKRLLFFLSIIFLLTSCQGNVAPNTETDIPSTETGEDEGESSPSAFATSLNLYNPLTDYDMYHEGTGLGEGMNFLFQSEEFVLAQGHQGQAVSFYRILQINEEAGTIVITHEFMEATEEFEAIQKAIDEGDDLQSLLEQYKQLEPNKEQLYFTATEVAEEITLQTGEELTVLPVHIKDTVYYFAEERGLVRIKYTGDSVIELFGEEQIAEANPHQ; encoded by the coding sequence GTGAAACGATTGTTATTCTTTTTGTCGATAATATTTTTACTTACAAGTTGTCAAGGAAATGTAGCCCCTAATACAGAAACTGACATTCCTAGTACGGAAACAGGCGAAGATGAAGGAGAAAGCAGTCCATCCGCATTTGCTACTAGTTTAAATTTATACAATCCGTTAACAGATTATGATATGTATCATGAAGGAACTGGGTTAGGAGAAGGAATGAATTTTCTATTTCAATCAGAAGAATTTGTTTTGGCACAGGGGCACCAAGGACAAGCTGTTAGCTTTTATCGAATCTTACAAATAAACGAAGAAGCAGGTACGATTGTGATTACACATGAATTTATGGAAGCAACAGAGGAATTTGAAGCCATTCAAAAGGCGATAGACGAAGGTGATGACCTTCAGTCCTTACTTGAGCAGTATAAACAATTAGAACCAAATAAAGAACAACTCTATTTTACTGCCACAGAAGTAGCTGAAGAAATTACTTTACAGACTGGGGAAGAACTAACTGTTTTACCTGTACACATAAAAGATACTGTTTATTACTTTGCTGAAGAAAGAGGCCTCGTTCGCATTAAATACACAGGTGATAGTGTCATTGAGTTGTTCGGCGAGGAACAGATCGCAGAAGCAAATCCTCATCAATAA
- a CDS encoding long-chain-fatty-acid--CoA ligase, protein MTTVDKIWLDNYPEEVPHSIDYDERCLHDYLKLSTDKYPNNNALHFLGKDITYKELYTEAKQFANQLQTLGVKKGDRVAIMLANCPQGVISYYGALMIGAIVVQTNPLYVERELEHQLVDSGAKVIVCLDLVFPRVEKVRSKTSLEHVIVTSIKDYLPFPKNLLYPFVQKKTSGMKIDIVYSDRTLAFKPFLKAGKTDEVQVGMDPVEDLALLQYTGGTTGPAKGVMLTHQNLVVNTAQCIHWTYKTTPGQEKGLAVLPFFHVYGMTVSMNLGVMNGYTTVILPKFEPKEVLKTIEKHKITLFPGAPTMYVALVNDPNITDHDLSSIKACLSGAAPLPQEVQSKFEKLTGGKLVEGYGLTETSPVAIATPIWGKRKVGSVGVPWPDTEAAIISPETGEQAEIGEVGEMAIRGPQVMKGYWNRPEETAKVFLGDWFLTGDMGYMDEEGYFYIVDRKKDLIIAGGFNIYPREIEEVLYEHDAIQEAVVIGAPDEYRGETVKAFLVLKEGKSLTEKELDQYCRKHLAAYKVPRLYEFRDELPKTLVGKILRRVLLEEEKQKIAEAEKVSNDS, encoded by the coding sequence TTGACAACTGTTGATAAGATTTGGCTAGACAATTATCCCGAGGAAGTACCACATTCGATTGACTATGATGAGAGGTGCTTACACGATTATTTGAAGCTATCAACGGATAAATATCCAAATAACAACGCGCTTCATTTTCTAGGCAAAGATATCACATACAAAGAGTTGTACACAGAAGCGAAACAATTTGCTAACCAATTGCAAACACTAGGTGTTAAAAAAGGTGATCGAGTCGCAATCATGCTAGCTAACTGTCCACAAGGAGTCATTAGTTATTACGGTGCATTAATGATAGGGGCAATAGTGGTCCAAACAAACCCACTTTACGTCGAAAGAGAATTAGAACATCAATTAGTTGACTCAGGTGCAAAGGTGATTGTTTGTCTTGACCTCGTGTTTCCACGAGTAGAAAAAGTTCGATCAAAAACCAGTTTAGAACACGTGATTGTAACAAGTATTAAAGACTATCTACCATTCCCTAAAAATTTGCTCTATCCTTTTGTTCAAAAGAAGACGTCTGGAATGAAAATTGATATTGTATACAGTGATAGAACCCTTGCATTTAAACCTTTCTTAAAAGCTGGTAAAACAGATGAAGTACAGGTTGGAATGGATCCGGTCGAAGATTTAGCGCTCCTTCAATATACAGGAGGAACAACTGGTCCAGCTAAAGGCGTTATGCTAACACATCAAAACTTAGTTGTGAATACTGCTCAATGTATCCATTGGACATATAAAACGACGCCTGGACAAGAAAAAGGTTTGGCAGTGCTACCTTTCTTCCATGTGTATGGGATGACGGTAAGCATGAACCTAGGTGTGATGAATGGTTATACAACCGTAATTCTACCTAAATTTGAGCCAAAGGAAGTATTAAAGACAATTGAAAAACATAAAATAACCCTCTTTCCCGGAGCTCCAACGATGTATGTTGCTTTAGTCAATGACCCTAATATAACGGATCATGATTTGTCATCTATTAAAGCTTGTTTAAGTGGGGCAGCTCCGCTTCCGCAAGAAGTGCAAAGTAAATTTGAGAAATTAACAGGAGGAAAGCTCGTTGAAGGATATGGTTTAACAGAAACGTCTCCAGTTGCGATTGCAACACCTATTTGGGGAAAACGTAAAGTGGGAAGTGTTGGTGTTCCATGGCCTGATACGGAAGCAGCGATTATTTCTCCTGAGACAGGAGAACAAGCTGAAATTGGTGAAGTTGGAGAAATGGCGATTAGAGGTCCTCAAGTAATGAAAGGCTACTGGAATCGTCCAGAAGAGACAGCAAAAGTATTTCTCGGTGATTGGTTTTTAACAGGGGACATGGGTTACATGGATGAAGAAGGGTACTTTTATATTGTTGATCGTAAAAAAGATTTGATTATTGCGGGTGGTTTTAATATTTATCCAAGGGAAATAGAAGAGGTCCTTTATGAGCACGATGCGATACAAGAAGCCGTAGTTATTGGTGCGCCTGATGAGTATCGCGGTGAAACGGTTAAAGCATTTCTCGTTTTAAAAGAAGGGAAGAGCTTAACAGAAAAAGAGCTCGATCAGTATTGTCGTAAACATTTAGCTGCTTACAAAGTTCCGAGACTTTACGAGTTTCGTGATGAATTGCCTAAGACACTTGTAGGGAAAATATTGCGTCGTGTGCTGCTAGAAGAAGAAAAGCAAAAAATAGCTGAAGCTGAAAAAGTGAGCAATGATTCATAA
- a CDS encoding DUF350 domain-containing protein translates to MEAFLEYEWIRTAAYYSVSLLALILFLTIFELVTSYRNWHEIKQGNIAVALATGGKIFGVANIFRHSIEHSDSLLTMLGWGVLGFCLLLASYFIFEFLTPSFKVDEEIGKDNRAVGFISMVISVGLSYVIGASIIAR, encoded by the coding sequence ATGGAAGCATTTTTAGAATATGAATGGATTCGAACAGCCGCTTACTACAGCGTCTCACTCTTAGCCCTTATTTTATTTTTAACCATTTTTGAACTAGTAACAAGTTATCGAAATTGGCATGAAATTAAACAAGGTAATATAGCAGTTGCCCTTGCAACTGGTGGGAAAATATTTGGTGTTGCCAATATATTTAGACATTCCATTGAACATTCGGATTCTTTATTAACGATGTTAGGATGGGGAGTACTTGGCTTTTGTTTATTGTTAGCTAGTTACTTTATTTTTGAGTTTTTAACGCCTAGTTTTAAGGTCGATGAGGAAATTGGAAAAGACAATCGTGCAGTCGGCTTTATTTCAATGGTTATTTCAGTTGGTTTATCGTACGTTATTGGAGCTAGTATTATTGCTAGATAA
- a CDS encoding endonuclease MutS2: MQRVLRVLEFEKMKKQLLEHVSSSLGRQKVEELQPSTQLEEVQKWQYETSEGAKILRLKGQAPLGGISDVKAHAKRAQIGGALASHELVEVASTIYGGRRLRKFIITMVEEEEIELPLLYEYANKLEPLTDVEREIKQCIDDNGHVMDSASPELRTIRSQVRSYESSVRSKLESITRSSSSQKMLSDAIVTIRNDRFVIPVKQEYRSSFGGIVHDQSASGATLFIEPQAIVQLNNQLREAKVKEKKEIERILAHLSTQVAEVAEELLSNLTILAVLDFIFAKARYAKLIKATEPKLNEKGFLYLKRARHPLLDQSEVVPIDVELGDSYRSLIITGPNTGGKTVTLKTVGLLTLMAQSGLHVPVEEESEVAVFKQVFADIGDEQSIEQSLSTFSSHMTNIVDILDKVDFQSLVLFDELGAGTDPTEGAALAISILDDVYNRGACVVATTHYSELKGYAYNREGAINASVEFNVETLRPTYRLLIGVPGRSNAFAISRRLGLDERIIEKAKEQIDSETNQIESMIASLETSQKSAESEWEKAEAIRHEAEHLRKDLENQLEALEKEKERILKEAEEHAEKAVQEAKEEAEVIIEELREMQKEGIAVKEHQIIDAKKHLEKAAPKLTPKQKKIKKEAAKKQNIQLGDEVRVLSFGQKGFIVEKINDKEFQVQMGVMKMKVKKDDLELLDRPKQVETKPLAMVRGNESHVKSELDLRGQRFEDAMLLVEKYIDDALLAGYHQVSIIHGKGSGALRKGVKQLLKKHPHVKSERDGGMNEGGLGNTVVELK; the protein is encoded by the coding sequence ATGCAACGAGTTTTACGAGTGTTGGAATTTGAAAAAATGAAAAAGCAATTGCTCGAACATGTGTCATCTTCTCTAGGTAGACAAAAGGTTGAAGAGTTACAACCCTCTACACAATTAGAAGAGGTACAGAAATGGCAGTATGAAACGTCAGAAGGAGCAAAAATATTACGTTTAAAAGGGCAAGCGCCCCTTGGTGGCATTTCAGATGTTAAAGCTCATGCGAAACGCGCCCAAATCGGTGGAGCACTTGCTTCGCATGAGTTAGTGGAAGTAGCAAGTACGATCTATGGGGGACGTAGACTAAGAAAATTCATCATAACAATGGTTGAAGAAGAAGAGATTGAATTGCCTCTTTTATATGAATATGCCAATAAGTTAGAGCCATTAACTGATGTCGAACGAGAAATTAAACAATGTATTGATGATAATGGTCATGTTATGGATTCAGCAAGTCCAGAGCTTAGAACGATACGCTCACAAGTAAGAAGTTATGAGTCCTCTGTCAGGTCAAAACTTGAGAGTATAACACGTTCATCAAGCTCACAGAAAATGCTTTCAGATGCGATTGTAACGATTCGAAATGATCGCTTTGTCATTCCTGTTAAGCAAGAGTATCGAAGCTCATTCGGCGGAATTGTTCACGATCAATCAGCTTCGGGTGCGACACTTTTCATTGAACCTCAAGCCATTGTGCAACTAAATAATCAATTACGAGAAGCAAAGGTGAAAGAAAAGAAAGAGATTGAAAGAATTCTTGCCCATTTATCAACACAAGTGGCTGAAGTGGCCGAAGAACTTCTGTCTAACTTAACTATTTTGGCTGTTCTTGATTTTATTTTTGCCAAAGCTCGCTATGCAAAACTTATTAAAGCAACAGAACCAAAGCTTAACGAGAAAGGGTTTCTCTATTTAAAAAGAGCCCGACATCCGCTTTTAGACCAAAGTGAGGTCGTACCGATTGATGTAGAATTAGGAGATTCGTATCGTTCACTCATTATTACCGGTCCAAATACCGGAGGAAAAACGGTCACATTGAAAACAGTCGGACTACTAACGTTGATGGCTCAATCTGGACTACATGTTCCTGTTGAAGAGGAATCTGAAGTAGCTGTATTTAAGCAAGTCTTTGCTGATATTGGTGATGAACAATCAATTGAACAAAGTCTAAGTACCTTCTCTTCTCATATGACAAATATTGTCGATATATTAGATAAAGTGGACTTTCAAAGTCTTGTTTTATTTGATGAGCTTGGGGCAGGTACTGATCCAACAGAAGGAGCAGCTTTAGCGATTTCGATTCTTGATGATGTATATAATCGTGGTGCCTGTGTTGTAGCAACGACTCATTATAGTGAATTAAAAGGCTACGCCTACAACCGTGAAGGGGCTATTAACGCGAGTGTTGAATTCAATGTTGAAACACTTCGACCAACGTATCGCTTGTTAATTGGTGTTCCGGGACGAAGCAATGCGTTTGCGATTTCAAGAAGACTTGGACTTGATGAACGGATTATTGAAAAGGCGAAAGAACAAATTGATAGTGAAACGAATCAAATTGAATCAATGATTGCCTCCTTAGAAACGAGTCAGAAATCAGCAGAGTCAGAATGGGAAAAAGCAGAAGCTATCCGACATGAAGCAGAGCATTTACGAAAAGATCTAGAAAATCAGCTTGAGGCTCTTGAAAAGGAAAAAGAACGAATTTTAAAAGAAGCAGAAGAACATGCAGAAAAAGCCGTTCAAGAAGCGAAAGAAGAAGCTGAAGTTATTATTGAAGAATTAAGGGAAATGCAAAAAGAAGGCATTGCTGTTAAAGAACATCAAATCATTGACGCAAAAAAGCATCTTGAGAAGGCTGCACCAAAGTTAACACCGAAGCAGAAAAAAATCAAAAAGGAAGCGGCTAAGAAGCAGAATATACAGCTAGGTGATGAAGTTCGAGTGTTAAGTTTTGGCCAGAAAGGCTTTATTGTGGAGAAAATCAACGATAAAGAGTTCCAAGTGCAAATGGGTGTAATGAAAATGAAGGTGAAAAAAGATGACTTAGAATTATTAGATCGACCAAAACAAGTTGAAACAAAGCCTCTGGCGATGGTAAGAGGTAATGAGTCTCATGTTAAATCAGAACTTGATTTACGTGGACAACGTTTTGAAGATGCGATGCTTCTTGTTGAAAAGTACATTGATGATGCACTGCTTGCTGGTTATCATCAAGTCTCAATTATTCATGGTAAAGGAAGCGGTGCTCTTCGCAAAGGCGTTAAACAACTATTGAAAAAACATCCTCATGTCAAATCAGAAAGGGACGGTGGCATGAATGAAGGTGGACTTGGGAATACAGTCGTAGAATTAAAATAA